One stretch of Kocuria turfanensis DNA includes these proteins:
- a CDS encoding recombinase family protein encodes MGHLLGYARVSTIDQDASLQIDALNAAGCYRVFVDTISGASAQRPELEKLLDQLRPGDTLVVWRLDWLGRSIRHLIDQLQVLAERGVGFRSLQETIDTTSSGGRLVFHVFAALAEFERDLIRERTNAGLAAARARGRKGGRPPALSSDQVRAARRMYEQQDLTVTQIGEILGVSRTTIYRALARAPERPVTPRPPRARRQASVSTSME; translated from the coding sequence ATGGGGCATCTTCTCGGCTACGCGCGTGTGTCCACCATCGACCAGGACGCCTCGCTGCAGATCGACGCGCTGAACGCCGCCGGATGCTATCGGGTGTTCGTGGACACGATCTCCGGGGCCTCCGCCCAGCGCCCGGAGCTGGAGAAGCTGCTGGACCAGCTGCGCCCCGGGGACACGCTGGTGGTGTGGCGCCTGGACTGGTTGGGCCGCTCCATCCGGCACCTGATCGATCAGCTGCAGGTGCTGGCCGAACGCGGGGTGGGGTTCCGCTCCCTGCAGGAGACCATCGACACGACCTCCTCGGGGGGCCGGCTGGTGTTCCACGTCTTCGCGGCCCTGGCCGAGTTCGAACGCGATCTGATCCGGGAACGGACCAACGCCGGGCTGGCCGCCGCCCGGGCCCGGGGCCGGAAGGGCGGCCGGCCCCCGGCCCTGAGCTCGGATCAGGTGCGGGCCGCGCGGCGGATGTATGAGCAGCAGGATCTGACCGTCACCCAGATCGGAGAGATCCTCGGGGTCAGCCGCACCACCATCTACCGGGCGCTGGCCCGAGCCCCCGAAAGGCCCGTCACACCCAGGCCGCCGCGGGCGCGGCGCCAGGCATCTGTCTCGACGAGCATGGAGTAG
- a CDS encoding Hsp20/alpha crystallin family protein codes for MAELMRRNFDALEPFRRLLEGDLSPSWPRVEEFQDGNTQVIRAELPGIDPEQDVELTVVNDTLRLRAQRREQSEHKDKDSYRSEFRYGSFSRVLPLPAGCKEEDITATYTDGVLEVRAPMPERDEQQRTQKIEVTRG; via the coding sequence ATGGCTGAGTTGATGCGTAGGAACTTCGATGCGCTCGAGCCCTTCCGTCGCCTGCTGGAGGGCGATCTGAGCCCCTCCTGGCCGCGGGTGGAGGAGTTCCAGGACGGGAACACCCAGGTGATCCGCGCCGAGCTGCCCGGCATCGACCCGGAGCAGGACGTGGAGCTGACCGTGGTCAACGACACCCTGCGGCTGCGGGCCCAGCGGCGGGAGCAGTCCGAGCACAAGGACAAGGACAGCTACCGCTCCGAATTCCGTTACGGCTCCTTCTCCCGCGTCCTGCCGCTGCCGGCCGGGTGCAAGGAGGAGGACATCACCGCCACCTACACCGACGGGGTGCTGGAGGTCCGGGCCCCGATGCCGGAGCGGGACGAGCAGCAGAGAACCCAGAAGATCGAGGTCACCCGCGGCTGA
- a CDS encoding general stress protein, whose translation MSHPTQPTASTHYQVLRTVPTYAQAQRIVDSLSDAGFPVEHVRVVGTDLRLVEQVTGRMTYGKAALYGAASGAWLGLLIGLLFGIFVIVGWLSVILWSVVLGAVWGLIFGLLGHAATGGRRDFSSVQGIEATSYEILVEAEYLDAAAAKLGTSRPTA comes from the coding sequence ATGTCCCATCCCACCCAGCCCACCGCCTCCACCCACTACCAGGTCCTGCGGACGGTGCCCACCTACGCCCAGGCCCAGCGCATCGTCGACTCCCTCTCCGACGCCGGGTTCCCCGTCGAGCACGTGCGCGTGGTCGGCACCGACCTGCGCCTGGTCGAGCAGGTCACCGGCCGGATGACCTACGGCAAGGCCGCCCTGTACGGAGCCGCCTCCGGGGCCTGGCTGGGGCTGCTCATCGGCTTGCTGTTCGGCATCTTCGTCATCGTGGGGTGGCTGTCGGTGATCCTGTGGTCGGTGGTCCTGGGCGCGGTGTGGGGGCTGATCTTCGGGCTCCTGGGCCACGCCGCCACCGGCGGGCGCCGGGACTTCAGCAGCGTCCAAGGCATCGAGGCGACCTCCTACGAGATCCTCGTGGAGGCCGAGTACCTCGATGCAGCCGCCGCCAAGCTCGGCACCAGCCGCCCCACGGCCTGA